TCGATCACGACCTCGCCCAGGATATCGTCGACCGGGCCATGGCCATTTTGCCGTACAACGTCAACGTCATGGACAGCCAGGGGCTGATCCTCGGCAGCGGCGAGCCGGAGCGGATCAACACCCGCCACGAAGGCGCGCAACTGGTGCTGGCCAACGGTCGGGTGGTGGAGATCGACGCGCAGACGGCGGTGCATCTGAAAGGCGTGCAACCGGGGATCAATCTGCCGTTGTTGCTCGACCAGCGCTTGATCGGTGTGCTCGGCATTACCGGCGAGCCGGAGCAACTGCGCACCTACGCCGAACTGGTGCGCATGACGGCTGAGATGCTGGTCGGCCAGCGCAACCAGCAATCCGAGCAGCAATGGCGACGGCAACGTTGCGATGACTTGCTGGCGTTGTTACTGAGCGAGGCGGGGGATTCGCCAAGGCTGGTCGATGAGGCTCAGCAACTCGGGCTAAAACCGCAACTGACGCGGGTGCCATATCTTTTCGAATTAGGTCTGGAGCACGGGCCGGGGCAGACCGTCGAGGCGCTGAGTGCGTGGCTGATGTCACGGTATCCGGACAGTTGGTGCGTGAGTTCGGCCAAGTCATCGCTGCTCTGGTGCCGGCCGGCCAGTCAGAACGTCGAGCATGATCGCCTGCTGGAAAAACTCGATGGTCTGGGCTGGAACATCCTGCGCATTGCGGTCGGCGGGCAGGCCGATGGGCTGGCCGGGCTACGCCGTTGCTATCGACGGGTGGGCGATTTGCTCGCCTATGGTCGTGAAGTTCTGCCGCGTTCACGGCTGCTGACCCTCAATCGTTATCGTTTGCCGGTGATGCTCTGGCGCCATCGCAACGATGATGCGCTCGACGAGTTACTCAAACCGTTGCGCAAGGTGATCGCCAAGGACAGCAACGGCCAGTTGCTCGCGACTCTGCGCAGTTGGTGCGATCACGACGGGCAGAGCCAGGCCTGCGCCGATGCGTTGGGGATTCACCGCAACAGCCTGCGCTATCGGATGGAGCGGATTGCCGAGTTGAGCGGGGTCGATCCATTGAAGCTCGACGGCATGCTGGCGTTGTATCTCGGTGTGCAATTGCTGCCGCAGATATAGGGTGCTTGTTAGGACGCCATCGCTGGCAAGCCAGCTCCCACAGAGATATCAGTCACTCACCCGTTTTGTGCACACCTGATGACCCTGTGGGAGCTGGCTTGCCAGCGATAGGGCCGGGACATTCAGCATCAATTCCAGAGCCTTTGTGAAAATGAACAATAAACGCCAATCCAACTTGTGCAGCGGACAGGCGTCAACGCGCAAGACGACTGGCAGCATGAGGGGCATTGGAACTGGAGAATTCGCATGAAAATCGTCATCGCCCCCGATTCGTTCAAGGACAGCCTGAGTGCCCAAGGTGTTGCAGAAGCCATTGCGCTGGGCCTGGCGCAGGTCTGGCCACAGGCGACGCTGATCAAATGCCCAATGGCCGACGGTGGCGAAGGGACGGTGGAATCGATTCTCGCGGCGTGCGAAGGCGAACTGCGCCGCACCCGCGTGCGCGGCCCGTTGGGTGCAGCAGTTGAAGCCGCGTGGGGTTGGCTGCCGCACAACCACACCGCAATCATCGAAATGGCCGAAGCAAGCGGCCTGCAACTGGTGCCGCCGGGGCAGCGTGATGCGTGCGTCAGCAGCACCTTCGGCACCGGAGAGCTGATCCGCGCAGCGCTGGACGCCGGCGCGCAACGGGTGATCCTTGCCATCGGCGGCAGCGCCACCAACGACGGCGGCGCCGGGGCGATGCAGGCGCTGGGCGTGAAATTGCTGGATGCTCAAGGGCAATCACTGGTGCCGGGCGGTCTGGCGCTGGCGCAACTTGCACGACTGGATTTGAGCGAGCTCGACCCGCGTCTGGCACAAGTCCGTTTCGACATCGCCGCCGACGTCAACAATCCGCTGTGCGGCCCTCACGGCGCCTCGGCGATTTTCGGCCCGCAGAAGGGCGCATCACCTGCGCAGGTGCAGCAACTGGATCAGGCGCTCGGCCACTTCGCCGAACTCTGCGCGCTGGCGTTGGGCAAGGATGTTCGCGATGAGCCAGGCAGCGGTGCTGCGGGTGGACTGGGTTTTGCGGCCAAAGCATTTCTCGGCGCGCAGTTCCAGGCCGGGGTTGAAGTGGTCGCGGAACTGGTCGGGCTGGCCGATGCAGTGAAGGGCGCAGATCTGCTGATCACCGGGGAAGGGCGCTTCGATGCCCAGACCCTGCGCGGCAAAACTCCGTTCGGCGTAGCTCGGATCGCCAAGCAACACGGTGTGCCGGTAATCGTTATTGCCGGCACCTTGGGCGAGGGCTATCAGGAACTCTACGATCACGGCATCGACGCCGCATTCGCCGTCACCAGTGGCCCGATGACCCTCGAACACGCCTGCGCCGAAGCTCCGCGCCTGTTGCGCGAACGTGCCACAGACATCGCTCGCGTCTGGCGAATGGCGACCCCGGCCTGACCTGTCACCCATCATCTAAACCAGTGGGTGTTTCAATGCTGAAACACCCGCAACACTTTGAAAAATATTTCTTCTTTACACGCAAACTTCCTAAAGCCTGGCCGATATAGCTAACAGGCGCACACAAGATTACCCAGCACAGTGACGCCGGACTGAAACCCGCCCGATGGGTCAGTGATCACGGCATGGACGCTCGTAGTTTCAATCATCCGAGAGTCCTACTATGTCCTTGCGTAATCTGAATATCGCGCCCCGTGCCTTCCTCGGTTTTGCCTTTATTGCCCTGCTCGTGATCGTGCTCGGCGTGTTCGCCGTCAACCGCATGTCGGTCATTCGCCAGGCCTCTGTCGAAATGCAGACCAATCAGTTGCCCAGCGTCGCTTACCTTGGCGTGGTGACGGAAAACGTATTGCGCCTGCGGATCCTGTCGTTCCGCATTCTGGTCAACCGTGACGCTGCCGGCCTGCAAGATGCACAGACTCGCATCGGCGTGCTGGTCGACAAGGTACGCAGCGCTCAGGCCGCCTACGCCGCATTGCCGGCAGAGAGTGAAGAGCGCGCGCAATACCAGGCTTTCGCGACGACCCTGGACAATTACCTGCAAGCCCAGAACCAGATGATGGACTTGTCGCGTCAGGACAAGGTCGAGGACATGCGCACCCTGATCAACACGAAGATCAAGGACGGCACCGACCAGATGGGCGAGCAGCTCAACAAACTGATTGCGATCAACGCCGCCGGTGCAAAGGACGCGTCCATTCAGGCCGGTGAACACTACGACAGCGCGATCACCGGCATTGTCATCGTGGCGGTCTTCGCAGCATTTGCCACGGTGTTGTTGGCCTGGTTGTTGACCCGCAGCATCGTTACCCCATTGAACCGTGCCGTCGCTGCCGCGCAAACCATCGCCGGTGGCAACCTGACCAAAACCATCGAAATCGACGGCAAGGATGAACCGGCGCGTCTGCTCGAGGCCCTGGCCGCGATGCAGACCAACTTGCGCAAGACGATCGAGCAGATCGCCGGCTCCGCCACGCAACTGGGCGCCGCCGCTGAAGAACTCAGCGCCGTGACCGAAGAAGCCTCCCGTGGCCTGCAACAACAGAACGACGAAATCGAACAGGCCGCCACCGCCGTCAACGAAATGACCGCTGCAGTGGAAGAGGTTGCACGCAACGCGGTGTCGACCTCCGAAGCCTCGAACCAGTCGACCCATGCTGCCCGTGAAGGTCGCGATCAAGTGGTGAAAACCGTCGACGCGATCCAGACCATGACCCACGACGTACAAACCACCGCGCAAATGATCGAAGGCCTGGCCGCTCAGGGCCGCGACATCGGCAAGGTGCTGGACGTGATTCGCGCCATCGCCGAACAGACCAACCTGTTGGCACTCAACGCCGCCATCGAAGCGGCCCGTGCCGGTGAAGCCGGGCGCGGTTTCGCTGTGGTAGCGGACGAGGTTCGCGCCTTGGCTCATCGCACTGCGCAATCGACCCAGGAAATCGAAAAAATGGTCGCCGGCATTCAGAACGGCACCGGCGAAGCGGTCGAGTCGATGCAACAAAGCAATCACCGCACCCAGTCCACCCTGGAAATGGCCCGTGCTGCCGGCGTTGCGCTGGAGCAGATCACTCAATCGATTCACCAGATCAACGAGCGCAACCTGGTGATCGCCAGCGCCTCGGAAGAGCAGGCGCAGGTGTCCCGCGAGGTCGACCGTAACTTGGTCAACATCCGCGACCTGGCCACCCAATCAGCCGCCGGCGCCAACCAGACCAGCGCCGCGACCCACGAACTGTCTCGCCTGGCGGTGGATTTGAACGCGATGGTGGCGCGGTTTGTGATTTGACCTAGGGTGAAGGCTGGAGACCGCTCAATCAGGAGACGTACATGCGCTATTCAGCCTTGACCCAACGAATCGCCGGGGAGGGAGCAGCGGCCTGGCGGATTCACGACCGAGCGCTGGAGTTACGCGCCGAGGGCATTGATGTCTTGCTGCTGTCCGTGGGTGATCCGGATTTCGATACGCCGCTGCCGATCATCCACGGCGCCATCGACAGCCTGCTGGCCGGCGATACCCATTATTCCGAAGTGCGCGGCCGGCTGGAGCTGCGCAAGCGGATCGCCGAGCGCCATCGACGCAACAGCGGCCAGGACGTCGATGCCGAGCATGTGATCGTGCTGCCCGGCGCGCAATGCGCGGTGTATTCGGTGGCGCAATGTCTGCTGGATCCGGGCGATGAAGTCATCGTCGCTGAACCCATGTATGTCACCTACGAAGGCGTGTTTGGCGCTTGCGGCGCGACCGTGGTGCCAGTGCCGGTTCGTCCGGAAAACGGCTTTCGAGTCGACCCGGCGGATGTCTCGGCGCGGATCACCCCCAGGACCCGAGCCATGCTGCTCAACAGTCCCAATAACCCCTCCGGTGCCAGTCTGTCGCTGCTGATCTGGCAGGAGCTGGCGGCGCTGTGCATTCGTCATGACTTGTGGCTGATCAGCGATGAGGTCTACAGCGAATTGTTATACGAAGGTGAGCATGTCAGCCCGGCCAGTCTGCCGGGCATGGCCGAGCGCACCGCGACTATCAACAGCCTGTCCAAATCCCACGCGATGACCGGGTGGCGGATCGGCTGGATGATCGGGCCAAAACCGCTGGCCGAGCATCTGGTGAATTTGTCGTTGAGCATGCTGTTCGGTCTGCCGGACTTTGTGCAGAAAGCGGCGCAAGTGGCGCTGGAAAAGGATCTGCCGGAAGTGACGCAGATGCGCGAGGAATACCGTTTGCGCCGGGATCTGGTGTGCGAGCGGTTGCGCGGCTGTCCGGGGGTGTACCCGATCAAGCCGGACGGTGGAATGTTCGTGATGGTCGATGTGCGGCAGACCGGGATCGGCGCGCAGGACTTTGCCGAGCGGCTGCTGGAGGGATATGGGGTTTCGGTGCTGGCCGGTGAAGCGTTCGGGCCGAGTGCGGCGGGGCATATTCGCATCGGGCTGGTGGTGGATCGGGTGAAACTGGCGGATGCGTGTTCAAGGATTGCCCTGTGCGCTGCGCAGCTTTTGCAAGTGCGCAGCGCCTGAAGGTTCTGCTTTGTCTTTACTGGCCCCTTCGCGGGCAAGCCCGCTCCCACAGGTTCTGAGTACACCGCAGAACATTGTGGGAGCGGCGGTGCGACGATTCGACTTGCCCGCGAAGACGGCCTGGCAGGCGCTGAATATTTCAGCCTTGCCAAGTTGATGAATTCACCAGATTCACCGGCCTCTCTCCGGCCAGCGCCGCCAACAGGTTCTCCACCGCACACCGCGCCATCGCTTCGCGAGTCTCATGGGTCGCCGAACCCATGTGCGGCGTTGCCACCACGTTGTTCAACTGCAGCAACGGCGAGTCATGATTCAACGGTTCACGCTCGAACACATCCAGCCCCGCCGCGCGAATCCGATTATGGCGCAAGGTTTCGATCATTGCAGCTTCATCTACAACCTTGCCCCGTGAAATGTTGATGAAGATGCTATCCGGACGCATCAACGCAAACTGTTCGGCGCCAATCAAACCTTCAGTCTGCGCCGTCAACGGCAACGTCAGGCAAATGAAATCCGCCTGCTGCAACAAATCCTCAAGGCTGCGGTACTGCGCATCAAAACGTTCCTCGACCGCCGGCTTGCGCGACTGGCTGTGATAGATCACCGGCATGCCAAACCCGAAATGCCCGCGTTGCGCCAGCGCCTCACCAATCCGCCCCATACCGATGATGCCCAACGTCTTGCCGTGCACATCGGTGCCGAAATGTGCCGGGCCGATGCTGCGGTGCCAATGGCCGCTGCGCACCATGTTCGCCAGTTCCACCACCCGCCGGGCGGCGGCCAGGATCAGCGCGAAACCGGTGTCGGCAGTGGTTTCGGTGAGCACGTCCGGGGTGTTGGTCAGCATGATCTTGCGGCGGGTCAGGTAGTCGATGTCGTAGTTGTCGACGCCCACCGAGACGCTGGAAATTGCTTCCAGCTGCGGTGCCAGATCGAGCAGTGCCGCGTCCAGTTTCAGGCTGGCACCCAGTAAACCGTGGGCGCCGGGGAGGGCGTCACGCAGCTTCATCAGGCCGTCAGCGTCGAGGCTGTCGATCAGCGTCACATTGACCTGTTCCTCAAGGCGCGCCATCAGGGCTGGCGACAGTTTCTTGTACAACACAACCTGCTTTTTCATCGCAGTCATCTCTCTATCAATTCAGGAATGGGCCGGCAGCGGACGCGGTGCGACGCGCTTGGCCGTCACCCGGTCGCTGGCGCCGGGCTTGAGGAAAATCGTCAGCACCACCGAGAGCATCAGCGCGCCGCTCATCAGCAAGTACGAAGCACCGGGCGAACCAGTGGAGCTGTTCAGGTAACCGACCAGATACGAACCGCCGAACGAACCCAGGGCGCCCATGCTGTTGATCAGCGCCATGGCACCACCGGCAACGTTGGCCGGCAGGATTTCCGGGACGATGGCGAAGAACGGCCCGTAAGGCGCGTACATGCAGGCGCCGGCAATCACCAGCAGCGTGTACGACCACCAGAAATGCTCGGCACCGAGGGCGTAGGAACCGTAGAACGCCACCGAGGCGATCAGCAGCGGCGGCCAGACGAAGCGTTTGCGCTTTTGCAGTTTGTCCGAGCCCCACGACACCAGAAGCATGCCGATCACTGCCGCCAGATACGGCAACGCCGACAGCCAACCGGCCTCGATCATGTCCATTTGCGCGCCGGCCTTGAGGATCGACGGCAGCCACAGCACAAAGCCGTAGACGCCGATGCTCCAGCAGAAAAACTGCAGCGCCAGGATGATCACCTTTGGCGAGCGGAAGGCTTCGGCGTAGTTCTTCACGGCTTTGATCCCGACCTGTTCGGCCGCCAGTGCGCTTTCCAGATCGTGCTTTTCCTGATCGCTGAGCCACTTGGCCTGGGCCGGACGATCATCGGCGAGTTTCCACCAGATGAAAGCCCAGAGTACCGCTGGCAAGCCTTCGATGATGAACATCCAACGCCAGCTGAAATGCTGCACCAGATACCCCGAAACCACCGACATCCAGAGCATCGTTACCGGGTTGCCGAGGATCAGGAAGGTGTTGGCCCGGGAGCGTTCGGCGCGGGTGAACCAGTGGCACAGGTACACCAGCATCGCCGGCATCACCGCCGCTTCGACCACACCGAGCATGAAGCGGATGACGATCAGCCAATAGGCGTTGGAGACCACGCCGGTCAGCGTGGCGAGCCCGCCCCAGAGGATCAGGCTGACGAAAATCAGCTTCTTCACGCTGTGCTTCTGCGCGTAGATCGCTCCGGGTACCTGGAAGAAAAAGTAGCCGAGGAAGAACAGCGCGCCGAGCAGCGAGGACAGGCCCGGCGTGATCATCAGGTCGGCGGCCATCCCGGACGCGGCGGCGAATCCGTAGTTGGCCCGGTCCAGGTACGCCAGGCTGTAGGTGATGAACACGATCGGCATGATGTACCACCAGCGGCGGGTGGCGAGGGTTGCGGTTTTCATGGTCTTGCTCCTGAGCTTGTTGTTTTTGTCGCAGCAGGTTCAAAAAATGTGTTGCCTGTCAGGGCCTCATCGCGGGCAAGCCCGCTCCCACAGTGTCCGTGGAGTACACAAAACTTGTGGGAGCTGCGGTGCGACGATTCGACTTGCCAGCGATTGCGGCTTCGAGCTCAGCGGTGAGTTCGGATCGGGTCGGCAAACCCTCCATGTCGCCACGGCTCTGCACCGCCCGGCTGCCAATCCAGTTGGCGCGTCTGACCGCTTCGGGAAAACTCTGGTGCTCCAGCAGGGCGCTGATCATCCCCACCGCAAATCCATCGCCGGCACCGACCGTGTCGACCACGGTTTCAACTGGCACACCAGCGACAAACCCCTGATCCAGATGCGTGCGGTAATACGCACCCTGCGGCCCGAGCTTGATCGCCACGGCTTCGGCACCCTGATCGAGATAAAACGCGGCGATATCCGCCGGGTCTTCAAACCCGGTCAGCAAGCGACCTTCGCTCAACCCCGGCAACACCCAGTGGGCGAGGGCAGCGAGGCGGTTGATTTCGCGGATCATCTCCCGTTCGCTGGCCCACAGGCTCGGGCGCAGGTTCGGGTCGAACGACACGCTGCGCCCGGCGTTGCGCATGCGGGTCATCAGCTCATGGGACATTTCCCGGGCCGAGGCGGACAGTGCCGGCGGAATGCCCGTGGCGTGCAGATGTCGGGCGCTTAACAGCGTCGGGGTGATCGATTGCGGCGACAGATGACTGGCCGCCGAGCCACGGCGGAAGTACTCGACCGTCGGATCGCTGCCGTCATCGTTGCGCGATTTGAGCTGGAAACCGGTCGGGTGCGCCGGGTCGACTTCAACGTGACTGCAATCCAGACCTTCCCGGTGCAGGGTTTCGACCACGAAGCGCCCCAGCGAATCGGCACCGACTCGGCTCAGCCACGCAACGTTGAAACCCAGCCGAGACAACCCGATGGCCACGTTGCTGTCCGCCCCGGCAATCCGCCTGTGGAACTGGTCGACGAATGCCAGATCACCGCTCTGTTCGGCGACAAACATGGCCATGGTTTCACCGAACGACAGAATATCGATCTCAGACATGAGCAGGCTCCAGACGGGATTGGCCGAGGCGGGCGAGGGCGGCGACGTGTTCGGTAGTCAATTGCACCAGGTCATCGCCCTGCAACGGGTATTCGGCGGCGCGCATGACCCCTTGGGCCATGTGCCGCAGCAGTTGTTCCCACAGATGCAGGTCAGTGGCGGCCGGCGGCACCGCCACCAGTTTGCCGTCGGCACGGCGGGCCACGGCTTTGCAATGGACGTAGCCGACATGGCGGCCCAGCAGTCGAGCGGCGCTGGTGGCGGACTGGTCTTGCCACTGCCAGTTGCCGATATCGAAGGTCATCTTGACCGGCAGGTTGTGTTGCTCGGCGGCGGCGAAGAAACGCTGGAACGGTTCGATCCGCCCACCGTGCAGGGTCTGGTCATTCTCTACCAGCAGTTGCACAGGGCTTTGCGCAAGGATCTGCGCCAGCGTCAGCAGATCGTTGTTGTCGGTGAAGAATCCAAGGGAAACCTTCAGCCACTTCGAGCCGAACGCTTCGGCGTTTTGCAACGCTGTGATGAGCTCGGGATTGGGCCGCGACTGACCGGCCAGCCACAGCTCGGTGGACGAGGAATAGATGCTTTGCAGGCCTTCAGCTTGTGTCGCAGCAGCCAATTGTTCGGGGACTTCGTTGGTCAGCAGCTCTTCGCGCCATTCGATGCGATTGGCGCCGGCGGCGGCCAACACTTCGATGAACGAGCCTTGGCCACGACGGCGCACAAGGTCGGCGCCGTAGCTGGACAGACTGATGGAAACGGCGGGTTTATTCATTGTTGTCTACCTCTGAAACCGGTTTCATTTTTGTTCAAAAAAAATCATCAAAGTGTGTAGTGCTCTTTCGGCCCCTTCGCGGGCAAGTCGAGTCGTCGCACCGCCGCTCCCACAGATATAGCGTCGTTCACAGTTCTCAAGCACACCCGAACACCTGTGGGAGCGGGCTTGCTCCGGGCGGCGATCCGACGAAGAGGCCATGTCAGTCACCACAAAATCCACGGGTCGAACCGCGCGCAATGAGCACCGGCGCAAAATCCAGTGTCCGCGCCGCTTCATCATCCCCACGCAAACGCTTGAGCAAACACTCAAATGCCTGCGCCCCAATCTCGGCGGTTGGCTGGGCAAGAGCAGTAATCCCGCTGCCCACCAACGGATACCAATCCAGATCATCCAGCGCGATCAACCCGATATCCTCGAACAACCGGCAGCCGATTTCGCGCAAGGCCAGGGTGCAGGCCAGCGCCGCCACGCCATTGGCGCAGAACAGCGCTTTCGGACCCGAATCAGGTGTGTTCAAAAAAGTTTGAAGATCGTTCGCAAGGCTTGGGCCGGTTTCCAACACGGCGCCACGCATTACGTCGCGCTGGCCAATCTGCTGCTGAAAACTGCTGACCCGCTCGATCCGAGAGCTGGTGCCATCATAGGGTTCAGTCACCAGTAGTACATCGCGATAGCCACGTTGCTGAAGATGTTCGAGCGCCATTTCGATCGCTTGCGGGTTGTTCAACCCGACCATGTCGCTGTCGAGCCCGTCGACCTTGCGATCCACCAGGACCAGTGGCATTTCCCGCTTCAGCTCATCCAGCTCATCCCGGTGATGGCCCAGGGTGTTCACGATCAGCCCTTCGATGTTGTACGAGCGCAACAGCGCCAGGTGCTGGCGTTCCTGCTCATCATCGCGGTCGGTGTTACACACCACCAGGCTGTAGCCATGCCGGCGGCAGGCGGTTTCCACCCCGTGCATCACGGCAATGGAATAAGGGTTGCGGATATCGGCCACCAGCATGCCGATCAGGCGGGTGCGGCCACGTTTCAAGCCTCGAGCCATCTGGTTTGGGCGGTAGCCGAGTTCGGCAATCGCCTGCTCGATGCGCTGGGCAATGGCATCGGAGAGCAGGGCACGGTCATCGCCGATAAAGCGCGAGACGCTGGCCTTGGACACGCCAGCGTGTTCGGCGACGTCGAGCATGGTGACGCGGCTGCGCTGGGCGGCGGAGAAATCGTTCACGGTCTGAAACCTTGTTATTGGATTTGTCAGGTCAGATTATCTGTATCTGAAACCGGTTTCAGGAAACACCAGAAGCGATTGGATCGTCAAGTGAATGATCGGAGGAAATTCATCAGTCGCCGACAAATGGCGCTCAATGGGGAATATCTGATATCAGCCGAACAGCCCGGCCGCGATGTTGATCGAAAACCCGAGAATCGCCGTATTGAAAACAAACCCGATCAACGATTGCGCCAGCACGATCTTGCGTATCTCCCGCGTGGCCACGCCGACATCCGCCGTCTGCACGGCGACGCCAATGGTGAACGAGAAATACAGAAAGTCCCAATAGTTGGGCGTTGTCAGGCCTTCGGCAAAGCGCAGCGCCGGCTCCTTGCCGTCCCAGGTGTAAAACAGCCGGGCGTAGTGCACGCTGAAGATCACCCCGATCAGCAGCCACGAACCGATCACGGTCAGCGCGGTGAAGCCGTAGTGCAGGAGTTTGCGGGTGGTTTCCAGATCCTTGCTGCCGGCCAGTTCGAAGGTGATGGTGGCGAGGCTGGCCAGGGCCGCGATGCACACGACGAACAGCACCAGTCCGGCGTTCTCATCCTCGACTTCGGCAATGCGTTTGACATCCGGCGCTTTTGCCCGGGCTGTCAGCCAGAACATCAGGATCAGATAGGTCCAGACCCCGGCGTTCCAGCCGATGAGGATTTTGCTGATGACGGATTCCGCCGGGGCCAGGAGGCCGGCGGCAAGGCCGAGCAATGCGGCGGCAGAGAGGCGAGGGTGGGTGCGGGCGAGGAAGCGCATGGGGACTCGATGGGCCAGGGTGGTTCAGACACCTTAGCCCAGCGCGGCGACCTGTGGCCACCGCGCCGGGAGCGCTCGATCAATCAGGCTTGGTGAACCGGCGCACAAGCTTGATCACGACAACGAAGAACACCGGCACAAAAATCACCGCCAATGTGGCTGTGATCATCCCGCCAATCACCCCGGTGCCAATCGCTTGCTGGCTCGCCGAGCTGGCGCCCGTAGCAATCGCCAGCGGCACCACGCCCAGAATGAACGCCAGCGACGTCATGACAATCGGCCGCAACCGCAGGCGCGCCGCTTGCAACGTAGCGTCAATCAGGTCGTGACCTTCGTCATACAGGCTCTTGGCAAACTCGATGATCAGGATCGCGTTCTTCGCCGACAGGCCGATGATAGTAATCAGCCCGACCTTGAAGAACACATCGTTCGGCATCCCGCGCAGAGTCACCGCCAGCACCGCGCCGAGCACGCCGAGCGGCACCACCAGCAAAACGGAAGTCGGAATCGACCAGCTCTCGTACAACGCCGCCAGACACAGGAACACGATCAGC
The sequence above is a segment of the Pseudomonas sp. HS6 genome. Coding sequences within it:
- a CDS encoding LacI family DNA-binding transcriptional regulator: MNDFSAAQRSRVTMLDVAEHAGVSKASVSRFIGDDRALLSDAIAQRIEQAIAELGYRPNQMARGLKRGRTRLIGMLVADIRNPYSIAVMHGVETACRRHGYSLVVCNTDRDDEQERQHLALLRSYNIEGLIVNTLGHHRDELDELKREMPLVLVDRKVDGLDSDMVGLNNPQAIEMALEHLQQRGYRDVLLVTEPYDGTSSRIERVSSFQQQIGQRDVMRGAVLETGPSLANDLQTFLNTPDSGPKALFCANGVAALACTLALREIGCRLFEDIGLIALDDLDWYPLVGSGITALAQPTAEIGAQAFECLLKRLRGDDEAARTLDFAPVLIARGSTRGFCGD
- a CDS encoding DUF1345 domain-containing protein, with amino-acid sequence MRFLARTHPRLSAAALLGLAAGLLAPAESVISKILIGWNAGVWTYLILMFWLTARAKAPDVKRIAEVEDENAGLVLFVVCIAALASLATITFELAGSKDLETTRKLLHYGFTALTVIGSWLLIGVIFSVHYARLFYTWDGKEPALRFAEGLTTPNYWDFLYFSFTIGVAVQTADVGVATREIRKIVLAQSLIGFVFNTAILGFSINIAAGLFG